Proteins encoded by one window of Rutidosis leptorrhynchoides isolate AG116_Rl617_1_P2 chromosome 7, CSIRO_AGI_Rlap_v1, whole genome shotgun sequence:
- the LOC139858935 gene encoding uncharacterized protein gives MTKYVWVSNEGKKVPFSTHQVWQDFRINIPKVTWSNVIWFKGFDPKHAFILWLVVLNRLSTQDRMSVWMPNQMLSCVFCDSEMDSVKHLFFKCSFSMKVWSFMKMKLEYRGLQDQLNEIVHGISIYPCAGKIWNVVNRLVVAACVYFLWQERNHRMFRMVKRTDEDLCKAICCYVQCKLLTFRVNHSEAVKRVARYWDLQLKDGRFCI, from the coding sequence ATGACAAAATATGTTTGGGTTTCAAATGAAGGCAAGAAAGTGCCTTTTTCTACTCATCAGGTTTGGCAGGATTTTAGAATAAATATACCTAAAGTAACCTGGAGTAATGTTATTTGGTTTAAAGGTTTTGATCCAAAACATGCATTTATTCTTTGGCTGGTTGTGTTAAACCGTTTGAGTACTCAAGATAGAATGTCTGTTTGGATGCCTAATCAGATGCTTAGTTGTGTTTTTTGTGATTCTGAGATGGATTCTGTAAAGCATCTGTTTTTTAAATGCTCATTTAGTATGAAGGTGTGGAGTTTTATGAAGATGAAGCTTGAGTATAGGGGACTGCAGGATCAATTGAATGAGATAGTTCATGGTATCTCAATTTACCCCTGTGCAGGTAAGATTTGGAATGTTGTAAATAGATTGGTTGTAGCTGCTTGTGTATACTTTTTGTGGCAGGAAAGAAATCACAGGATGTTTAGAATGGTTAAGAGGACTGATGAGGATTTGTGCAAAGCAATTTGTTGTTATGTTCAATGTAAATTGTTGACTTTTAGGGTCAACCATAGTGAGGCTGTGAAAAGAGTTGCTAGGTATTGGGATCTGCAGTTGAAAGATGGTAGATTTTgcatttag
- the LOC139858066 gene encoding uncharacterized protein, with protein MGAKGVILVMAIIILIYPLVEAVDSDRDGQRMSIENQIDWGGTMDEDTAELLWVNCGSELVYSLEDFQDLQYCDSDRTREGKERILKAINLQDPYVKKTILDCLRDKRIVSSKSKKGQHTRSWYVEYLVSFLHKPIDSNRRRRLAEGGVTQGTVIVAVVVTAVLTLSVAGLLFYCYIRNCGSAGIQNDERPLLSLSMNCTKKSSKGKDGNSENQSNRQKNGDARVVVDAGDVDNPHVKDPTARPPPEKVTSSLRHTLKPRAVRAESSLRHIGKTELPIRPSIDKTDSPGAGTDSSPKPSPRVTELPTHRSTEASHVPSATTAAPPAAATPLVDQPSPPPPPPSPPPPPPPSCGGEPPPPPPPAGKAPPTPPPTGKAPPPPPKLEGNTAGPPPPPRRFGAAVRLHRRSEQADTSKAKLKPFFWDKVMANGEQQMVWDKIKSGSFQFNEEMIESLFGYQGPDKNKNQDTKNTPGKESTAHFVKIIDPKKAQNLSILLKALNVTTEEVSAALVEGNELPIEIVQTLLKMAPTSEEELKLRLYGGDLSRLGPAERFLKALVEIPYAFKRLESLLFMCTLQDEEANIKESFETLEAACVELKKSRLFLKLLEAVLKTGNRMNVGTFRGSAKAFKLDTLLKLSDVKGVDGKTTLLHFVVQEIMRGEGIRAVRAAKDGKNICSVKTEHLLREPSPEESDEHYCKLGLEVVLDLSSELENVTKAAIIDADGLTSSISKLGNGLVKARESLNTDMKNLEEQSEDAEADEFWLILSSFVEKAEKEITWMFEEEKRIMALIKSTADYFHGNSGKDEGLRLFSVVRDFLVVLEKVCKEIQAAPIKPPKKRDDSSLETPKFDDDDDAQPGTTKDDQNSFK; from the exons ATGGGCGCCAAAGGGGTGATTTTAGTTATggcaattataattttaatttacccTTTGGTAGAAGCAGTAGATTCAGACAGAGATGGCCAACGAATGTCTATCGAAAATCAAATCGATTGGGGTGGCACCATGGATGAGGACACG GCAGAACTATTATGGGTGAACTGCGGATCGGAATTGGTTTATTCGTTAGAGGATTTTCAAGATCTTCAGTATTGTGACAGTGATAGAACCCGTGAAGGAAAAGAGCGGATATTGAAAGCTATAAATCTTCAAGATCCGTACGTTAAGAAAACTATACTAGATTGCTTGAGAGATAAACGAATTGTTTCATCCAAATCCAAAAAAGGTCAACATACTAGAAGTTGGTATGTAGAGTATTTAGTGTCGTTTTTACACAAGCCTATTGATAGTAATAGAAGACGTAGGTTGGCTGAAGGCGGTGTTACCCAAGGAACTGTTATAGTTGCGGTTGTTGTTACTGCAGTCTTAACACTTTCTGTTGCTGgccttttattttattgttatattAGGAATTGTGGTAGTGCAGGCATTCAAAATGATGAAAGGCCTCTTCTCAGCTTAAGTATGA ATTGTACAAAAAAATCATCAAAGGGTAAAGACGGGAACTCTGAGAATCAGTCGAACAGGCAGAAAAACGGGGATGCAAGAGTAGTTGTTGATGCAGGTGACGTTGATAATCCACATGTAAAAGATCCTACAGCTCGTCCTCCACCTGAAAAGGTGACATCATCACTACGTCATACATTGAAGCCTAGAGCTGTAAGGGCAGAATCGTCTTTGCGTCATATTGGGAAGACGGAATTACCTATACGCCCTTCTATTGACAAGACGGATTCTCCTGGAGCAGGGACAGATTCGTCTCCAAAGCCTTCTCCTAGAGTGACGGAATTACCTACACACCGTTCTACTGAAGCTTCTCATGTTCCTTCTGCTACCACCGCTGCTCCTCCGGCTGCCGCCACCCCACTTGTTGACCAACCATCCCCGCCACCACCTCCACCAtccccaccgccaccaccaccaccgtcGTGTGGAGGAGAACCTCCTCCTCCGCCGCCACCTGCAGGCAAAGCTCCGCCTACGCCACCACCTACTGGCAAAGCACCTCCACCACCACCCAAACTTGAAGGGAATACAGCGGGACCTCCACCACCTCCTCGGCGGTTTGGTGCAGCCGTTAGACTTCATCGGCGTTCAGAACAAGCTGATACTTCTAAAGCTAAGTTAAAGCCATTCTTTTGGGATAAGGTTATGGCTAATGGGGAGCAACAAATGGTTTGGGATAAGATTAAATCAGGATCGTTTCA GTTTAATGAAGAAATGATTGAAAGTTTATTTGGATATCAAGGGCCTGATAAAAACAAAAATCAGGACACGAAGAACACCCCTGGGAAAGAATCCACAGCACATTTCGTTAAAATTATCGATCCTAAAAAGGCACAAAATTTATCTATTCTTTTAAAAGCATTAAATGTGACAACCGAAGAAGTTTCTGCTGCACTCGTTGAAG GAAATGAGCTTCCTATTGAAATTGTTCAAACATTGCTAAAAATGGCACCAACTAGTGAAGAAGAACTTAAACTGAGGCTATATGGTGGGGATCTTAGTCGGCTTGGACCTGCAGAACGATTCTTAAAAGCTTTAGTAGAAATCCCATATGCATTCAAAAGACTTGAATCCTTACTATTCATGTGCACACTTCAAGatgaagaagcaaacatcaaagaaTCCTTCGAAACTTTAGAG GCTGCTTGTGTAGAACTTAAAAAAAGCCGGTTGTTCCTCAAACTATTGGAAGCTGTTCTAAAAACAGGCAACCGTATGAATGTTGGAACTTTTCGGGGTAGTGCGAAAGCTTTTAAACTTGACACACTCTTAAAACTGTCAGACGTTAAAGGGGTCGATGGAAAAACAACCCTTTTACACTTTGTAGTACAAGAGATTATGCGAGGTGAAGGTATAAGGGCGGTCCGGGCTGCAAAAGATGGCAAAAACATTTGTAGCGTGAAGACAGAACATCTTCTTCGTGAGCCTTCACCTGAAGAATCAGACGAGCATTATTGCAAACTTGGTCTTGAGGTTGTGTTGGATTTGAGTAGTGAGCTGGAGAATGTAACAAAAGCAGCAATTATCGATGCTGATGGGTTGACCAGTTCGATATCAAAACTTGGTAATGGGCTTGTGAAGGCCCGTGAATCTTTGAATACGGATATGAAGAATTTAGAAGAACAATCAGAAGATGCAGAAGCGGATGAGTTTTGGCTTATTTTGTCGAGTTTTGTTGAGAAAGCGGAGAAGGAGATCACGTGGATGTTTGAGGAAGAAAAGAGAATAATGGCGCTTATAAAGAGTACAGCAGATTATTTCCATGGAAATTCGGGTAAGGATGAAGGGTTGAGATTATTTTCGGTTGTACGTGATTTTTTGGTTGTTTTGGAAAAGGTATGTAAAGAGATTCAGGCTGCTCCTATAAAACCTCCAAAGAAGAGAGACGACTCGTCTTTAGAAACTCCaaaatttgatgatgatgatgatgcacaacCTGGTACAACAAAAGACGACCAGAATTCGTTCAAGTAA